DNA sequence from the Candidatus Terasakiella magnetica genome:
ATTGAAGAATATGTGGCTGTTTTCAGCGATATCACCAAATATCGCCAAAGTCAGGAAGAGCTCCGCTATCAAGCCAGTTATGATAAATTAACCGGTCTGCCCAATCGCCAATTACTTGAAGATCGCTTTCACCAGGCTTGCGCCCAGGCAACCCGTGAAGATAAGCCTTTTGCCTTTGTGTATCTGGATGTTGATAATTTCAAATTCTTCAATGAAAGCCTAGGTCATGATTATGGCGATATGATCTTAAAAGAAATTGCCCAGCGTCTTGATGGGGCCATGCGATCTGTGGATACAATCGCGCGTATCGGCAGTGATGAATTTATTTTATTGTTGGTCGGTACGGGTGAAGAAGACACTGTAAGCCGTGCGGTGACACATCTTTTATCAAGGGTAAAAGAACCCTTCAAATTACCGGAACTGCCTGAAGAGATCACCATCTCGGCAAGTTGCGGTATTGCCATTTATCCCGATGATGCCACGGAGTATTCAGAGCTCATTCGAAAAGCCGACGCCGCCCTTTATCATGCCAAAGAGACTGAGCGCGGGATTTTCATGTTTTTTACCGAAGATATGAATGTGCGGGTTAAAGAACGCTTGATGCTTGAAAATAAGCTGCGCCGCGCCATTGAGGCAGAAGAATTCACCCTTTATTACCAACCCAAAGTCATTGCTGAAACAGGCGAGATTACAGGGGCGGAAGCGCTGATCCGCTGGGTTGACCCTGAGCTGGGGATTATCGGGCCGGACAAGTTTATTCCTGTTGCTGAAGAAACTGGATTGATTGTGCCCATTGGGGAATGGGTTTTTAGAACAGCCTGTGCGCAAATGAAAAAATGGAAGGACATGGGCCTTAGCATCACGAATGTGGCCGTCAACCTGTCTGGGCGGCAGTTCTCCAAGCCTGATCTGGCCGCTGACCTGATGGCGATAATGGAGGAAGAACAGGCTGACCCGAAAATGTTGGAGATTGAAATCACCGAAAGTTTTATTGCCTCTAGTCAAAGCTCAATGGTGGAATCTTTAGCAGTGTTATCAAAAAAAGGCGTGAAGCTGAGTGTGGATGATTTTGGCACGGGTTATTCTTCTTTAAGCTACTTACATCGTTTTCCGCTGGATATTATGAAAATTGATCGCTCGTTCATTATGAATATTAAGGAGGGCGAGGATGATACGTCGGAAAAATTGGCAAAAGCAGTGATCGCCATTGGCAAAAGCATGAATTTAAAGATTGTGGGCGAGGGAGTTGAGAATGACACCCAGCTGGAATTTTTACGTGAAAATGGTTGCGATTACATTCAAGGCTATTACTTTAGCAAGCCTGTACCTGCTGATGAGTTTGAAAAGCTTTTACAGGAAGGCGCAACATTGTAGAGTGCCTTGGTTGATCCACACTTGTGTAAGGAATGTCTAGCGTGTCTATTCGTGAAAAACTCTCTCCGCGTGATTTTAAAGAAAAACTAAAAAGCGTGAAGTTGCTTAGCCTCGATGTGGATGGAATCCTCACCGATGGTGGCCTTTATTATACGGAAACCGGCGATGAGCTGCGCAAGTTCAATGTTAAAGATGGTATGGGGATGAAAAAGGCCCGTGAAGCCGGTGTTGAGCTTTGTATCATCAGTGCGAGCACAACCAATGCCATTCAAGAACGCGGCAAGCGCCTAGGTATCCCCCATGTTTATACCGGGGCGAAAAACAAGATCGAAATTTTGCAAAAGATTTGTGATGAGCTTGAAATCAGCTTGGATAATGTTGCCCATATGGGCGATGATTTAAATGATATTGTCATCATGGAAAAGATCGGAACCCCTATCACCGTTGCAGATGCGGTGGAAGAGGTCAAAGAACAGACCATTTACATTACACAAAAATGTGGTGGGCAAGGGGCAGTGCGCGAAGTCTGTGACCTTTTGGTCAAGGTGAACTCATAATAACCCTACAGAAATACAGGTATTAAAATTATAGATTATAATGGTTTAAAAATACTTGTATCGTAATCTCTGAGTGCTATAGTATGGCATTATATCAACAAGCTACGGTTCATATAGAATTTCGGTAAAGATCATGACACCTGCGCAAACACGCCATATCAAACCATGTAAAAAGAGACATGTTCGGTCTCAGTTTCTCAGTGTGCTGGCCTATTTGGGAACACTTTGCTTTATTCCTTTAAGCATCAGTGATGATGACCAGTATATTTTGCTTCATGCTCGCCAAGGATTGGTCCTTTGGGGGCTGGAGCTTTTTGCAACGCCATTGTTGTTTATACCCGGAGTTGGCAAATCATTGTTTTTGATGGTTTTCGTACCCGTCGTTGCCTTATCCCTGCTGGGGATACTTGGTGTATTATTAAGGCGCACATGGTGCTTGCCTATTGTTTATAGGCTTTCACGGGCAATTTAAAGAACACGTTATTTTAGGGGAGATATGTATGATCTCCCCTTTTTATTTAATGCGTGGTTGTCGCAATAAAGTGTTTGTTTTTGACAACATCTTCAATGATGTGATGTTCCCACCAGATTTCCAGTAAAGATGTGAGTTTTACAAGAAGCTGCGGATGGCGGTCTTCATAGGATTCACAGAGACTGCAGAGCTCCTCAAGAAAAGCGGAATGTTTTCTTTTATGCTCATCTAGCTTTGTATAACCGTTTTCTTCTAGGATTTTTTCTTCTATAGCAAGATGGTCTGTATATTCAACAAGCTCACCTAAAACATCCATGACGATCTCATCATAATTTTGTTCGCAAGAGATGGTTTGTAGTTGATTGTAGAGACTGACGATTCTTTTATTTTTGGCGTCTATTTTCTCATGACCCGTGCGGTGGCTTGCGTTTCTCCAAGTTAAAGTACTCATGATATTTCCCCAACGTAGTTCCAAGATCATAGTAACAGTGATGTGGGCAAAGAAATATCCGTAGGAACCCCTTATACAATCGTACTTTTTCTTATCTCTTTGCATATGAGCAAAACCGGATTTGTTCTCATATGGGGATAGTTTTATATCAAAGACTTAGGTAAATTGATTTTCATTTAGTGAAAATGCAAGTCATAATGGAAATCAATTAGACTGCTTTTCATTTTGCGGAAATTTGTGAGGAACTGTGCAATGAAGAAGATAATATGTTCAATGGTGTTTCTCGTCGGGCTTCAAATTCAGGCGGCGCAGGCAGAAACCCAGACTTTCACATTTGGTTTTGTTCCTCAGCAGTCTGCAAAAGTGTTGGTACAAAAATGGGGGCCGATCCTGCGCTATCTCAGTGAGGAAACAGGCTATAAACTCAAATTTCGCACAGCCTCAAAAATTCCCGAGTTTGAAAAACGTGTGCGTAATGGGGACTATGATTTCTCCTATATGAATCCCATTCATTATACTGTTTTTGCAAAAGAGCCCGGCTATCGTGCCTTTGCCAAGCAAAAAGGCAAAATGATTAAGGGCATTTTGGTGGTGCGCAAGGATGCAACGCTTAAAGAGCTTGAGGAATTATCTGGTAATACATTGGCCTTTCCCGCACCCGCCGCCTTTGCAGCCAGTGTGTTGCCCCGCGGGTCATTATCAGGGGCAGGGGTGAGCTTTATCCCTAAATATGTTGGTAGTCATGATTCAGTTTATCATGGTGTGGCAAAAGGTCTTTATGTGGCAGGGGGCGGCATTCAACGTACCTTTGGGACTGTTAAACCAGAAATAGGTAAACAGCTGCGCGTTCTTTGGACGACCAAAGGCTATACGCCTCATGCTTTTGCTTCACACCCTCGCATCCCTCAAGAGGTTGTGAGCAAAATTCAAAAAGCATTTGTTGAAATGTTTAACGCCCCCTCAGCTCGTAAGCTTTTGATGGCTATCGGTTTTAAAAAAGGGGCTGAGGCAGCGGTGAATAAAGACTGGGATGATGTACGCGGCCTTGGTTTTACAGAGCTTCCAAGATAAATAAGAAAAAGAAAGAACCTTATATATGTTAACCAACATTCGTAAAAAAATCAGCCATCTGTCTTTTCGATGGAAGGCTATTGTCTTTATTGCGAGTGTTGAAGGACTGTTTAACATCATGTTCGCCATTATTGTTGTGAGCGTGATGCAAAATAATCTGGAAGAGCAGTTTTTTAAACGGGCACAAACAACAGCGCAAATTTTTGCCAAAACCACGACCAATGCCGTTCTGGCAACCGACATTGCCTCATTAGAAAGCTTTGTCGAAGAGGTGATGACCAACAACGATATCAGATACGCCCGTGTGATTGATACCTCAGATGTGCTGGTTGAACATGCTCATGATCAAGAGCTTTTAAAACGCTCTTTCGTGGCCGATACCAATTTAGGTGGGGTGGATGATAATGTTTTTGATACCTTTGCCACAATTTCAGAAGATGGTGAAGTTTATGGGCGTGTTGAAATCGGCCTTTCAACCGACCTTTTAGGTTCAACCATCACGCAAATCCAGCTTAAGGTGATTTTAACTGGTGTGGGTGAGATTGTCTTTTCTGCCATCGTTTCCTTTTTGCTTGGCACTTTTTTGGTGCGTCGTCTGATTGACTTGCAAAAAGGCTCTAAAAAGATTGCGCAAGGCGACTTTGATTTCAGGATCAATGATGAAGGCGGTGATGAGCTTGCGGCAACTGCACGGGCCTTTAATGACATGTCTTCAAAGGTTAACAGCCTTGTGCATGGGCTTAAGCAGGCCAATACCGGGTTGGACGAAAAACGCCTCATGGCGGAAAATGACCTGCAACTGGCGCAGGCACGCCTGATCCAAGCTTCAAAAATGGAGGCCTTGGGAACGCTTTCTGGCGGTATTGCCCATGAGATTAATACACCGACGCAATATATCGGGGATAATCTCATCTTTTTAAGGGA
Encoded proteins:
- a CDS encoding phosphate/phosphite/phosphonate ABC transporter substrate-binding protein, with the translated sequence MKKIICSMVFLVGLQIQAAQAETQTFTFGFVPQQSAKVLVQKWGPILRYLSEETGYKLKFRTASKIPEFEKRVRNGDYDFSYMNPIHYTVFAKEPGYRAFAKQKGKMIKGILVVRKDATLKELEELSGNTLAFPAPAAFAASVLPRGSLSGAGVSFIPKYVGSHDSVYHGVAKGLYVAGGGIQRTFGTVKPEIGKQLRVLWTTKGYTPHAFASHPRIPQEVVSKIQKAFVEMFNAPSARKLLMAIGFKKGAEAAVNKDWDDVRGLGFTELPR
- a CDS encoding bacteriohemerythrin, whose translation is MSTLTWRNASHRTGHEKIDAKNKRIVSLYNQLQTISCEQNYDEIVMDVLGELVEYTDHLAIEEKILEENGYTKLDEHKRKHSAFLEELCSLCESYEDRHPQLLVKLTSLLEIWWEHHIIEDVVKNKHFIATTTH
- a CDS encoding sensor histidine kinase encodes the protein MLTNIRKKISHLSFRWKAIVFIASVEGLFNIMFAIIVVSVMQNNLEEQFFKRAQTTAQIFAKTTTNAVLATDIASLESFVEEVMTNNDIRYARVIDTSDVLVEHAHDQELLKRSFVADTNLGGVDDNVFDTFATISEDGEVYGRVEIGLSTDLLGSTITQIQLKVILTGVGEIVFSAIVSFLLGTFLVRRLIDLQKGSKKIAQGDFDFRINDEGGDELAATARAFNDMSSKVNSLVHGLKQANTGLDEKRLMAENDLQLAQARLIQASKMEALGTLSGGIAHEINTPTQYIGDNLIFLRDASQNMIQMVSLCRELCVEARKNGVLVHSVDEIEKFTESIEMDFLIEEIEDAIKQSVEGVGEVSRIVRTMKDFSHPGSVEKSHVDLHELLETTISVSKNEWKYVAELEHDFAADLPKVSCYPGELKQVFLNLIVNAAHAIGALEKDNQDGVGKIQIATKHQDGWVEVLVNDTGGGIPHKIKQRVFDPFFTTKDVGQGTGQGLAIAFDIVQNKHGGVISFESEEGQGTSFMVRLPIS
- a CDS encoding KdsC family phosphatase, producing the protein MSIREKLSPRDFKEKLKSVKLLSLDVDGILTDGGLYYTETGDELRKFNVKDGMGMKKAREAGVELCIISASTTNAIQERGKRLGIPHVYTGAKNKIEILQKICDELEISLDNVAHMGDDLNDIVIMEKIGTPITVADAVEEVKEQTIYITQKCGGQGAVREVCDLLVKVNS